The DNA region ttgtaagtttaatttgttttatttgtgcatttatctaattatttccatacttttctatttattttatgcatttattcatgcatttatttctATACATATGTTCTCAAATTCTCTGTAATTCTACATTTTTTCAACATTATTTTATCTTTgtatattaataaatacagaaacaaattaataaatacaaaaatacagaataaataaatacaggaataaatgaaTAACACAGAAATAGATAACTGTAGCTATATAACAATGTAGAATAAATTTAAGCTGTTTATGTCTGTACTGTTTTATTATAAAATTACATTCATCTATTTATTTctatacttatttattttttattatgcattttatatatatatataatatatatgttCTCCAATTCTCTGCAACACCACAGGTCGCGGGGTTGTAAATTATTCAGAACTTCTttcaataaagatttatttgaagaaaaaaaaaaacatcgcCACACTCCGTTGCCATGACAGCGTCTCTTGTGTACATGCAGCCGAGGACCGACCCTGCGGCTAAGCTAGCCAACAGCTTTAACTTGTGTTTATTGTCACTATCGTCACCTGTGAGCCTGCACGATAATATTTCACGATGGTGAGTGAACTCTTGTTATATCGCAGTGATGCTGTTAGCATGTGGTAGCTTAGCTTCAGCCCAATACCTGCTTCGTATGGAGGCTGTTAGcaaagctagctagctaactcgCTAGCTAACTGAGAGCGGTGTTTTGCTCGTGAGGCTAAATGTCGCTGTGTTTTCTCTCCAGCCTCCCAAGACTAAAAGCAAAAAGGCTGCGAAGGGGAAGACGCCTGCCGTGGTGGACGGTCTGTCAACGGATGAGATGTCCAAGGATCAGGTCAGAGCTGCCGAGCGATGCTAACACAGCTAACTAGCTTTAGCATCCTAACTTTCAAACTGTGTTCAGGCAGTTGGAGGGTTAAAtatcttcacacacacagagcactcCGGACTGAGACACATTTCGTTGTTACTGTTCTGTACTCGACTACACTGTGTTTTAAATGACGGCTGACTGTGTGATTAAAGAACAGAGAATTTCATTTAATTCAATACGTGAAGAAAATATAGTTTTTGACCCATTAGTCCCAGACGAGTTATCCAGtacaagtacatttactcaattaCTCTGCTCAGCTTTGAGGTACTTAAACTTTGTACTTCAATATTTCTTTTCTCAGCTGATTGAATATAGATTATAGATCATTTATTAAGTTACTTGCTTACAAAATAAGGCATCAGAAAACACAATATAATGTTTTATAGTAATATATCAGCATACTAAGTACTTTAAATCTGATATTCAAGAATATTTAGCtgatatatttttactttagtgatgttttaaatgcaggacttttacttggaATGGAATATTGATATTAAAGGTGGGCTCATTATCAGGCTCATGCTTCATgattacatgctttaatgttaaaagggaacattatttttcttacatTCTCTGTCTGAAACATTCAGTTTTAAGTCCAGTTCAGATCGAAGATTTGCaatgagacagtgtatcatctctagtcaacaaccaTCAGCTGgtttgagtcgagctcagaccggccagttcacaccgctgacacttttctctgcagcgttctaaaacggtttcgtCTCATCACCagtctttggtctgagctgggcttTACAGCCTCCTGAATTGCAATCACATCGCTAGGCAACAGCTTGGGTCTGCGTTTACTTCCTGACAGCTGCTGTAATTCAAATATACAGCAATACAGTCAAACGACTTATATAGTTGCCtgtagttgtgacatcacaacttcgcAGAAATCCTGACGGCTTGTTTAAAGGCAGTTTCTGAATAGGGACTGTGTGCTATCTGTGTGGATAGAATCTGACTTTTTACAATATGGGAtgtaggggtgtgccatatcatcacGTTCACGATAATATCACCGACTCTGCAGTGGTTCCagtaaaaagaggagcagcttcagtagtgtggaataaagtgtggcgtcctgaatgttttccttctcttagcgctcagagggaactcattcagcggctcctctggcagcagcacagcgtctctccctctcctctctcacacacacaggagtctGTGTGTCTCGATAACAAACTCCttatatgtgactgtgtgacagctgtggtatcataacagcctgtcacaggttacagcctgatgatcagaggagaaatggcagagcataaaggtccaggtggaaaaaaaacaatcatttaggattttactaaaagagggaaatcagctgttgatttatatatatagatcccaggggacatttgtttaaatgtgtaattagtaGTAGACtttatttagttgaactattaatattggaacagaatctgaatctgactctgagttactgttgttgttcacaaactgaagacatgaaacatcattttagtttctactgaatatttgaagcagACTGTGAAACTACATCACTGATTCTGTTGCAGTtctatgttcttaaattaataataaaatatttttttactaacttgtcatatcgtcaagaatattgttatcgcaaaaataccctgaaatatcctgatattattttagggccatatcccCCGCCTCTAATGGGATCTTTAAAGCCTGAACAATACTGATTATTGACCTTTGAGACATCTTGTGATCCGACTCTGTGACTTTACctctaaatgaaaaaaaaaacaaaaaccgaATGAATACTGACAGGTAGTTCAGGAGTACTGATTAGCGAGCTCTTACTATGGctgcacaaaatattttttaatcctCATGATGTCAGCTGTCACAATAAACACATCATATTGATATTGAACCCAAAGATTTTTTGAGTTAGTTGAAGGAGGGTATCAGTAGAAAACTGCTCTGATCATTATCGGTGAACTTTGTGTTCATTTAAAATTGTTTAATAAAACAATGGTGGAAATAATTTCcctaattttttaaattcaacaaggaatttgttgtattttagaagTATAGTGAGAGCAGCTGAAAACTGAGTGCACTCTCTGTTTATTAATCGGAAGAAATATCGTTATGGTGGTATTAAACAACGTTATCGCATATTCACCACACAACCTGCAGCCCTGGCTCTACTGTATGTGCTGCACGGTGCTGCCGTCGCCTGCTGTGTGCAGGTAAACTCACCACCTGTGTTTGAGCTCACACAAAACTGACACAAACGTGTGCGACCTTGCAGCTGGAGGAGCACATCGTCCGCCTCCGAGAGGAGCTGGACAGAGAGCGGGAGGAGAGGAGCTACTTCCAGCTGGAGAGGGACAAGATCCAGGCCTTCTGGGAAATCTCCAAGAGGAGCCTGGAAGAGACGAAGGCCAAGATCAGGAACAGacacagggagagggaggaggcagaggagcgCCACCGAGTGGAGATCACTGTGAGCTGCACGCGCACACGTACAGACACTTACTTTGTATTTTACTGGAATATTTCATACATTCTCAGTTTTTACACTGTATTTTTGACTATATGCTGACAAGTTATAGAggataagagaaaaaaaagtaaccagaagaaaatttaaaagctgttaaatttttttaaaaaagtaaacatacaaattaataatatttattaataataataaattaataataattaataacagacatattctttaaattattcTTCACATATCTGAGACTTTGTGCACTGTTGGATTCTGATGATAAATCAAAGGCAGTGTGggtttaaaaatatatctgcGATGTTGCAAAGGAAGAAACCATATTTGCTTTTCTAGTAGTCTTGTGTGTAAAACATAACAGGACATGATCACATTATCATGACATGATTTCACTGATCAAACTGAGTAGACTGAACGTCAGAGtcattttcacagtaaaaacacatttgatcaTTGAATGAATTTCACATCGTAACACCTTGTTCGATGGTTTGGTGTCCAGGAGTACAAGCAGAAGCTGAAGCACGTCCTCTTCGAACACCAAAACACCATCTCCGAGCTGAAGACGGGCCGCGTCATCTCAACCTCGCTGATCCAGAACCAGCACACACAGTCAGAGCTCAAGCTCCGGAGGGAGGTGCACGGCCTGCAGGCGGACTTAAGAGAGAAGAAGCTCCACAACGAAAACCTCATCACGGAGCTCGACCTGGTGAGTCTGGCTCCACTgttacactttgtttttcttgtcattcatttgtctcttatttttatCAGGTGTATCACAAACCTGTGGCCTTTTACTTCTCAACAGAAACACCAGGTGGAGTTAATAGAGCTGAGGAATGACTACGCAAGAAGAGTCATGGGTGAATTAATAAACCCACTTTCCATTTCTGAGTTGAAttaacacacatacagtcataAACTGTAATAAACATTTCCCCTTCTGTTGCTATTAAAATAGAAATTGAGGCGAAATACGACAAGACAATGCAGTCAATGAAGTCAACGGAGAAAAACAGGCTGGAGGCTGAGGCTGATAACCTCAGGGAAAGACTGCAACGTCAGGCTGAGACTCTGAAAGAGGACCAAACCAACGCTTTCAAAAAGGCTGAGGAGTACTTCTCCTTCCATGAAAACAAACTAGTGGAGGATCAGAAGTCTCTGAAGGTACGAAACTCCCCACGGAGAGAAAGAAGACACAAACTGAACAGATGAGCAAAACCAGAGAGGATAAATAGTTTAGTACAACAAATCATATCTCATTTTGATTAATGATTTGCTTCTGAGGAATAGCTGATTTATGCATGAATACATTTTCTTACCACTGCGTctcttcagccaatcagagttttaaacacatttttctccACCTTCAAATAATCACTTTTGCTCAAGCAGAAAAAGTCTCTGGAGCTAcgataaaaaaagtcacaaatattttgtattttgttcagAAAGATGTTTCTGAATTTTGCGTCACTCATAAAAAACACCTGTATTATTCCATCACATTTATTTCTGGGTTGTCCTGACCACAGCTCGTAAACTAAGCTCTTACGTGTCTCTCCTTTTCTGTGCCACGTGGTCGTTTTGTTCTTTGGTAGATGGAACTTGCAAAGTTGACGAAGGTGCACGCAAAAGTCC from Epinephelus fuscoguttatus linkage group LG3, E.fuscoguttatus.final_Chr_v1 includes:
- the LOC125886367 gene encoding dynein regulatory complex subunit 4-like — translated: MPPKTKSKKAAKGKTPAVVDGLSTDEMSKDQLEEHIVRLREELDREREERSYFQLERDKIQAFWEISKRSLEETKAKIRNRHREREEAEERHRVEITEYKQKLKHVLFEHQNTISELKTGRVISTSLIQNQHTQSELKLRREVHGLQADLREKKLHNENLITELDLKHQVELIELRNDYARRVMEIEAKYDKTMQSMKSTEKNRLEAEADNLRERLQRQAETLKEDQTNAFKKAEEYFSFHENKLVEDQKSLKMELAKLTKVHAKVQKELSAAEQKNKHLRESLQEAEEKLPELHQQLEEYNQAKDKETRSRARLKVIDKELRDLSMEHEMLLQAFEKVQQERDDLLKKQREAILDTQQKSSLKEMLLEKKLAALTGTVEKTEAQLCTALASSNVDQTAGSSAANKLEEVLESKQVAISALQSDLAGDCKEYDHLLQTCKEKLKAFSVPQYDLPFRPSQQILRGTGPPSNTEPLQVLGVHSPAPPGYLHTQST